One genomic segment of Paenibacillus durus includes these proteins:
- a CDS encoding YveK family protein has protein sequence MEDENEVYEKEPSSKVPVKEINLKEWAAVIRRRLWIIVLTTVLLAVLGGLYSSQPEVPLYSSSARIMIPAATPEQLSTIKVFIREPVVLERVIKESGIPRSAGGLRNQISVGSVDNSIITIISVVDPDPAVAPQIVNAVVRVFTEEVSKRMGFNGISVLTAAVESPNPAPINPPSNRALIAGIIAGLVIGLGLALLLESLDDTLRSERELERILGVDSLGVVPKLQRKDSLGNSRRKNEYVRGEAIGS, from the coding sequence ATGGAAGATGAGAACGAGGTATACGAAAAGGAGCCTTCATCCAAAGTTCCGGTCAAGGAAATTAATCTGAAGGAATGGGCAGCGGTTATCAGACGGAGATTATGGATTATTGTACTAACGACCGTCCTTCTCGCCGTGCTGGGCGGTCTGTACAGCTCGCAGCCGGAAGTGCCCCTGTACTCTTCTTCGGCAAGAATTATGATTCCCGCAGCTACTCCGGAACAGCTGAGCACAATCAAGGTGTTCATCCGCGAACCTGTGGTTCTGGAACGTGTGATCAAGGAGTCGGGTATCCCAAGGTCGGCTGGAGGCTTGCGCAATCAGATCAGTGTAGGAAGCGTTGACAATTCCATTATTACAATCATTTCGGTTGTTGACCCGGACCCTGCCGTCGCGCCGCAAATCGTCAATGCCGTCGTGCGCGTGTTCACCGAGGAAGTGAGTAAGCGTATGGGCTTTAACGGAATCAGCGTTCTTACTGCAGCGGTGGAATCGCCAAATCCCGCGCCCATCAATCCGCCGAGCAATCGTGCGCTGATCGCAGGCATAATAGCCGGTCTTGTCATTGGTCTGGGTCTAGCTCTTTTGCTCGAATCACTGGATGATACCCTCCGCTCAGAAAGAGAGCTTGAACGGATATTGGGCGTAGATTCACTGGGAGTCGTCCCCAAGCTGCAGCGCAAAGATTCTCTCGGCAATTCAAGGCGGAAAAATGAGTATGTGCGGGGTGAAGCCATTGGCTCATAG
- a CDS encoding CpsD/CapB family tyrosine-protein kinase produces MDSRVIYGCFIVHNSPTAAAAEQYRRIRNNIRIAAGKKEQISLVITSPSPGEGKTTSAVNLAVSFAQRGDKVLLVDANVRNPVLGQVFSIKQWPGLSDGLASNMDFAETVYPTDVERLSIIPGGSHLPGAADLLDSQAMSEFLDRARNEYSVILFDCSAVLETPDAIALAGRCDGVVLVVSSGKTQQKQALKAKRLLDFGKVRILGSLLNRG; encoded by the coding sequence TTGGATTCACGGGTGATATACGGCTGCTTTATTGTTCATAACAGTCCCACAGCGGCCGCTGCCGAGCAGTACAGAAGGATACGAAATAACATTCGGATTGCAGCGGGAAAAAAGGAGCAGATCTCCCTCGTCATCACCTCTCCTTCGCCGGGAGAAGGGAAGACGACCTCCGCCGTAAATTTGGCGGTCAGCTTCGCTCAGCGGGGAGATAAGGTACTCCTGGTGGACGCCAATGTCAGGAACCCCGTTCTGGGTCAGGTATTCAGCATCAAACAATGGCCCGGACTCTCCGATGGATTAGCTTCCAACATGGATTTTGCGGAAACCGTATATCCCACGGATGTGGAGAGACTATCCATCATACCGGGCGGGTCGCATCTGCCGGGCGCGGCGGATCTGCTCGATTCGCAGGCGATGTCGGAATTTTTGGACCGGGCAAGAAATGAATACTCCGTTATTCTGTTTGATTGCTCTGCGGTATTGGAAACACCCGATGCTATCGCGCTGGCGGGCCGGTGCGATGGGGTCGTATTGGTTGTCAGCAGCGGGAAGACGCAGCAGAAGCAAGCTCTTAAGGCCAAGCGCCTATTGGATTTCGGGAAGGTCAGGATATTAGGCAGCCTGCTGAATCGGGGTTAG
- a CDS encoding polysaccharide biosynthesis protein — translation MFRKHRLTILMLLDSFIVLTAIFAGSFLVNASFNVFTHPVIISSVALLLSHHLFAFVYHLYKKAWEYASVEEIILITKVVTFSMVAAATVQLVLSGNIQYRLLLVTWLLHMLLIGGSRFCWRMIRAAHDKQETQSEPDNAKRTLIIGAGAAGTMVARQLLSGPNKALKPVAFIDDNLNKLGLDIMGIPVAGGTTDIVELAERFQIEHIVIAIPSLSKNRLKTIYDECTKTSAKTQTIPMLEDIASGKVAVSQFRDIQVEDLLGREAVQLDLDRISDYVTGKVVLVTGAGGSIGSEVCRQISRFRPKKLVLLGHGENSIYTIEIELKAKFRDSGIQFYTEIADLQDESKIISLMELHRPDVVYHAAAHKHVPLMQRNPEEAVKNNIIGTMNVAQAASLVGVGTFVMISTDKAVNPTSVMGSTKRIAEMIIQHQDRFSSTKFVAVRFGNVLGSRGSVIPLFRKQIEQGGPVTVTHPDMVRYFMTIPEASRLVIQAGALARGGEIFVLDMGEPVKIVDLAKNLIRMSGYTTEEIGIEFTGMRPGEKLYEELLRDTEVHEMQVYPKIYVGKSYEVNFESINHLLKVYDSLSIEELRSMLLDIANNRFEMALLKKATVV, via the coding sequence TTGTTTCGTAAGCATCGGCTAACTATTTTGATGTTGTTGGATTCGTTTATTGTGTTGACGGCTATTTTCGCGGGGAGCTTCCTGGTGAACGCCTCTTTTAATGTATTTACACACCCGGTGATTATCAGTTCGGTCGCATTGCTCCTGAGTCATCATCTCTTTGCCTTTGTGTACCATTTGTACAAGAAAGCCTGGGAATATGCCAGCGTTGAAGAAATTATCCTCATCACCAAAGTGGTCACATTCTCCATGGTTGCCGCAGCTACCGTTCAACTCGTTCTCTCGGGCAACATTCAATACCGTTTGCTGCTGGTGACATGGCTGCTGCATATGCTGCTGATCGGCGGGTCGCGCTTTTGCTGGCGGATGATCAGGGCCGCTCATGACAAGCAGGAGACGCAGAGCGAGCCGGATAACGCCAAGCGGACGCTGATCATCGGTGCGGGCGCGGCCGGAACGATGGTTGCAAGACAGCTGCTGTCCGGTCCGAATAAGGCGCTGAAGCCGGTCGCTTTTATTGATGACAATTTGAATAAGCTCGGTCTCGATATCATGGGAATTCCCGTTGCGGGCGGAACAACAGATATCGTAGAGCTGGCCGAACGGTTTCAAATTGAACATATTGTCATCGCGATTCCTTCGCTTTCCAAGAACCGGCTAAAAACCATTTATGACGAATGCACCAAGACCTCCGCTAAGACACAAACCATTCCCATGCTTGAGGATATAGCGAGCGGCAAGGTCGCCGTCAGCCAATTCAGGGACATTCAGGTTGAGGATCTCCTGGGCCGGGAAGCAGTTCAGCTTGACCTTGACCGAATTTCCGATTATGTCACGGGAAAGGTTGTCCTCGTCACGGGAGCAGGCGGCTCCATCGGTTCGGAGGTGTGCAGGCAAATCTCCAGATTCCGGCCGAAAAAACTGGTGCTGCTCGGTCACGGAGAGAACAGCATCTATACGATTGAAATCGAGCTGAAAGCGAAATTCAGGGATTCCGGCATCCAGTTCTATACCGAAATCGCGGATTTGCAGGATGAAAGCAAGATTATCAGCTTAATGGAGCTGCATCGTCCGGACGTTGTCTATCATGCCGCAGCTCACAAGCATGTGCCGCTTATGCAGCGCAATCCGGAGGAAGCGGTCAAGAATAATATTATCGGCACGATGAATGTCGCGCAGGCCGCCAGTCTGGTGGGAGTCGGCACGTTTGTCATGATCTCAACGGACAAGGCGGTCAATCCGACCAGTGTGATGGGATCAACCAAGCGGATTGCCGAGATGATCATTCAGCATCAGGACCGGTTCAGCTCTACCAAATTTGTCGCCGTTCGTTTCGGTAATGTACTCGGCAGCCGAGGCAGCGTAATTCCGCTGTTCCGGAAGCAAATTGAGCAGGGCGGACCGGTAACCGTCACGCATCCGGATATGGTCCGGTATTTCATGACGATTCCCGAGGCGTCCCGGCTGGTCATTCAGGCAGGCGCTCTGGCGCGCGGAGGGGAAATCTTCGTGCTGGATATGGGCGAGCCGGTCAAGATTGTGGATTTGGCCAAAAATCTGATCCGCATGTCGGGCTATACCACCGAGGAAATCGGCATTGAGTTCACGGGTATGAGACCGGGAGAGAAGCTGTATGAAGAGCTGCTGCGGGACACGGAAGTTCATGAAATGCAGGTCTATCCCAAGATCTATGTAGGCAAATCGTATGAGGTGAACTTTGAGTCCATTAATCATCTGCTCAAGGTCTACGATTCCCTATCCATCGAAGAACTGAGAAGCATGCTGCTTGATATTGCCAACAACCGCTTTGAAATGGCTCTGCTTAAGAAAGCGACGGTCGTCTAG
- a CDS encoding glycosyltransferase family 4 protein has product MSRKVLFCATVDYHFSAFHLPVLEWFKQHGWEVHIAAKGGLDLPYVDKKFNISIERSPLRRGNLEAYRQLKEIMRQNDYGIIHAHTPMGGVLARLAAVSSRNNGTRVIYTAHGFHFCQGSSLTSWLLYYPIEKGLSRLTDCLITINNEDYRLAARRRFKARQIEHVHGVGVNTDRFKPVTQAEKARLRQDSSYGPDDFLMFYAAEFNGNKNHQLLIRALARVQAQEPGIKLLLAGEGPLQEQCRRLAAELGIADKVDFLGYRKDIDRLLPMCDAAVSASLREGLPVNIMEAMACGLPVIATRNRGHAELVKHGENGYIVEPDQEELLAEHMIRLCRSMELRSRLGKRSLELTEAYKLSSVVEELASIYLRHMREEGGYEAGNQHYHAHI; this is encoded by the coding sequence ATGTCCCGAAAAGTGTTGTTTTGCGCAACGGTAGATTACCATTTCAGCGCCTTTCATTTACCAGTGCTCGAATGGTTCAAGCAGCACGGCTGGGAGGTTCATATCGCGGCTAAGGGAGGGCTTGACCTGCCTTATGTGGACAAGAAATTTAATATCTCCATAGAGCGGTCGCCGCTTCGCCGGGGTAACTTGGAAGCTTATCGTCAGCTGAAGGAAATTATGCGGCAGAATGACTACGGGATTATTCATGCCCATACGCCGATGGGCGGCGTTCTGGCCCGGCTTGCCGCAGTGAGTTCCCGTAACAATGGGACTCGGGTGATCTATACCGCCCATGGCTTTCATTTCTGCCAAGGGTCTTCGCTTACGAGCTGGCTGCTGTATTACCCGATCGAGAAGGGTCTTTCCCGGCTGACGGATTGTCTGATTACGATTAACAACGAAGATTATCGCTTGGCTGCCCGGCGGAGGTTCAAAGCGCGGCAGATTGAGCATGTGCATGGCGTAGGCGTCAATACGGACAGATTCAAGCCGGTGACACAGGCGGAGAAGGCAAGGCTCAGGCAGGATTCTTCCTACGGGCCGGATGATTTCCTGATGTTCTATGCTGCGGAATTCAACGGAAATAAAAATCATCAGCTGCTCATTCGCGCCTTGGCCCGGGTTCAAGCTCAAGAACCGGGGATCAAGCTTCTGCTCGCGGGAGAAGGCCCGCTGCAGGAACAATGCCGCAGGCTGGCGGCGGAGCTCGGGATTGCGGACAAAGTGGATTTTCTCGGTTACCGGAAAGACATTGACCGGCTGCTGCCCATGTGCGATGCAGCAGTTTCGGCAAGTCTGCGGGAGGGGCTGCCGGTCAATATTATGGAAGCGATGGCCTGCGGCCTTCCTGTTATCGCGACAAGAAACAGGGGGCATGCGGAACTCGTGAAGCATGGGGAGAACGGATACATCGTTGAGCCTGATCAGGAGGAGCTGCTCGCCGAGCATATGATTCGCCTGTGCCGATCCATGGAGTTACGGAGCAGGCTGGGCAAGAGAAGCCTGGAGCTAACCGAAGCTTATAAATTGTCATCGGTCGTAGAGGAGCTTGCGTCAATCTACTTAAGGCATATGAGGGAGGAGGGGGGATATGAAGCCGGAAATCAGCATTATCATGCCCATATATAA
- a CDS encoding glycosyltransferase family 2 protein: MKPEISIIMPIYNMEAYLPRCLDSLISQSFGDLEIIAVNDGSTDGSLPILEQYAGRDDRIVLINRSNGGVSSARNEGMGHAAGRYIAFVDPDDWVDREMFMAMRQAAEDEDADIVMCTYLREFGTHAKEKIFRLPDVQVYRGEEVQEHITRRLFGPLREELAQPDYLDAWGPVWGKLYRADLIHRAAASFIDLDIIGTNEDSLFNIHVCHYARSFVFLNRPFYHYWKSNTSSITSCYNPLLESKFSKLYGYMNSFIAEHELPAEYTRALRNRVCINILGLGLNIVSEDYKASPFIKIKNIHSLVSKREVVSAFAGFELRYCTKAWRVFFLLGKWRLAAGLYLMLKAINYLRIKNTRGVDNGTRSNSSGRHHDESGRTGNYAHELLPSDGSRQNSV; encoded by the coding sequence ATGAAGCCGGAAATCAGCATTATCATGCCCATATATAACATGGAAGCCTATTTGCCCAGATGTCTGGACAGTCTGATCAGCCAAAGCTTCGGCGATCTGGAGATTATCGCGGTTAACGACGGTTCGACGGACGGCAGTCTCCCCATTCTCGAACAATATGCCGGAAGAGACGACCGTATAGTTCTCATCAACCGGAGCAACGGCGGCGTATCTTCCGCCCGTAATGAAGGCATGGGGCACGCGGCCGGAAGGTACATCGCCTTTGTCGATCCGGATGATTGGGTGGACCGGGAGATGTTTATGGCGATGCGCCAAGCGGCGGAGGACGAGGATGCGGATATCGTCATGTGCACGTATTTGCGCGAGTTCGGTACGCACGCGAAAGAGAAAATATTCCGGCTGCCGGATGTGCAGGTATACCGGGGTGAAGAGGTTCAGGAGCATATTACGAGAAGGCTGTTTGGTCCGCTGAGAGAGGAACTGGCGCAGCCTGATTATTTGGACGCCTGGGGACCCGTGTGGGGCAAGCTGTACCGGGCGGATCTGATTCACAGAGCGGCCGCCTCTTTTATCGATCTGGATATCATCGGAACCAATGAGGACTCACTCTTCAACATCCATGTATGTCACTATGCACGCTCCTTCGTCTTTCTAAATCGTCCGTTCTATCATTACTGGAAATCCAATACTTCGTCCATTACCTCCTGTTACAACCCCTTGTTGGAGAGTAAGTTCAGCAAGCTGTACGGTTATATGAACTCTTTTATTGCAGAGCATGAACTGCCGGCGGAATATACTCGGGCGCTTCGCAACCGGGTGTGCATCAATATACTGGGGCTCGGTCTCAACATTGTTAGTGAAGATTACAAGGCATCGCCATTTATCAAAATTAAGAATATTCATTCGCTTGTCTCAAAGCGGGAAGTGGTCTCGGCGTTTGCCGGATTTGAGCTGAGGTACTGCACCAAAGCCTGGAGAGTCTTTTTCCTGCTCGGAAAATGGAGATTGGCTGCGGGGCTCTATCTGATGCTGAAGGCAATTAACTACTTGCGAATCAAGAATACGAGAGGTGTGGACAATGGAACCCGTTCGAATTCTTCAGGTCGTCACCATGATGAATCGGGGCGGACTGGAAACTATGCTCATGAACTACTACCGTCAGATGGATCGCGGCAAAATTCAGTTTGA
- a CDS encoding glycosyltransferase family 1 protein yields MEPVRILQVVTMMNRGGLETMLMNYYRQMDRGKIQFDFIVHRLERGHYDDEIESLGGVIYRMPPIRPGNYRLYFKKLAEFFGAHSEYRVVHSHINENSSFVLRAAKQAGIPCRIAHSHLSDLKLDLKFPFRVYAKAVMKDNPTRYFACSKNAGRWLFGKGIEKTDNLIVMNNAINLREFALDLSAREQVRDELQAGERLVIGHVGRFNEQKNHSFLIDIFHSIYRRNPNVLLVLVGAGHLEPAIRRKVEKLGLSGNVAFLGVRSDISRLMQGMDLFLFPSLYEGLPVVLVEAQAAGLRCIASSAITKEADLTGRVRFIGLQESPDHWALAVLDSSYEHADTSKQLRESGYDSAQTAEWLASFYHSAWRPILNPR; encoded by the coding sequence ATGGAACCCGTTCGAATTCTTCAGGTCGTCACCATGATGAATCGGGGCGGACTGGAAACTATGCTCATGAACTACTACCGTCAGATGGATCGCGGCAAAATTCAGTTTGATTTTATCGTTCACCGGCTGGAGCGAGGCCACTATGATGACGAAATCGAATCGCTTGGCGGAGTCATCTACCGCATGCCGCCGATCAGACCGGGAAATTACCGGCTTTACTTTAAAAAATTGGCGGAGTTCTTTGGCGCACACTCGGAATACCGCGTCGTTCATTCCCATATCAACGAGAACAGCAGCTTTGTTCTGCGTGCAGCGAAGCAGGCCGGAATTCCGTGCCGGATCGCGCACAGCCATTTAAGCGATCTGAAGCTGGATTTGAAGTTCCCTTTCCGCGTATACGCGAAAGCGGTCATGAAGGATAATCCAACCCGGTATTTTGCCTGCTCGAAGAACGCGGGACGCTGGCTGTTCGGCAAAGGGATTGAGAAGACAGACAATTTGATTGTCATGAATAACGCCATCAACCTTCGGGAGTTCGCATTAGACCTTTCTGCGCGCGAACAGGTGCGAGATGAGCTTCAGGCGGGCGAGCGTTTGGTCATTGGCCATGTCGGCCGGTTTAACGAGCAGAAGAACCACTCGTTTCTGATTGACATCTTTCACAGCATCTACCGAAGAAATCCCAATGTGCTTCTCGTTCTGGTTGGGGCGGGACATCTGGAGCCGGCGATCCGGCGTAAAGTCGAAAAGCTGGGATTAAGCGGCAATGTCGCCTTCCTGGGCGTCCGTTCGGATATTTCCAGGCTGATGCAGGGCATGGATTTGTTCCTGTTCCCTTCCCTGTACGAAGGGCTGCCTGTCGTTCTCGTCGAAGCGCAGGCCGCAGGACTAAGATGCATCGCCTCTAGCGCAATTACCAAGGAGGCGGATTTAACGGGCAGGGTGCGGTTTATCGGTCTTCAGGAATCCCCTGACCATTGGGCGCTGGCGGTGCTGGATTCCTCCTATGAGCATGCGGATACATCGAAGCAGCTGCGCGAAAGCGGATACGACTCCGCGCAGACCGCCGAATGGCTGGCCTCCTTCTACCATTCAGCGTGGCGGCCAATTCTTAACCCGAGGTGA
- a CDS encoding glycosyltransferase family A protein: protein MVPSLTVFTPTYNRAHTLHLCYESLLRQSCQDFVWLIIDDGSTDRTRELVEGWISEGRIAIRYHYQDNQGMHGGHNAAYERIDTELNVCIDSDDYLADDAVDKILSFWKEHGSEQYAGIVGLDASPDGEMIGTGMPEGLKASTLSGLYAKWKVKGDKKLVYRTAMTSSVPPYPIFPGEKYVPLSYKYLLIDQQLPLLVMNEVLCHVEYRADGSSLNMMNQYRKNPQGFAFFRKVAMVYASSFKERLREAVHYVSSSLIMGNRKFIAESPRKGMTVLALPLGGLLYLYIRRTQRAAPISAKETPRNIRQVQESDSQ from the coding sequence ATGGTTCCTTCGCTTACGGTCTTTACCCCGACTTACAATAGAGCGCATACCCTCCATCTATGCTATGAGAGCCTGCTTAGGCAGTCCTGCCAGGATTTTGTCTGGCTGATCATCGACGACGGCTCCACGGACCGGACCAGGGAACTGGTAGAGGGCTGGATAAGCGAAGGCAGGATAGCCATCCGTTATCACTATCAGGACAATCAGGGGATGCACGGCGGGCATAATGCGGCCTACGAACGGATCGATACGGAGCTTAACGTCTGCATCGATTCGGATGATTATTTGGCCGATGATGCGGTGGATAAAATCCTCTCCTTCTGGAAGGAGCACGGAAGCGAGCAGTATGCCGGTATCGTGGGCCTGGACGCTTCGCCGGACGGGGAAATGATCGGAACGGGCATGCCGGAGGGGCTGAAAGCGTCGACGCTCAGCGGCCTGTATGCCAAGTGGAAGGTCAAGGGCGACAAGAAGCTGGTGTACCGTACCGCCATGACAAGCAGCGTTCCGCCGTACCCGATTTTTCCGGGAGAAAAATACGTTCCGCTCTCCTATAAATATCTGCTGATCGATCAGCAGCTTCCGTTATTGGTCATGAACGAGGTGCTCTGCCATGTGGAATACAGAGCCGACGGCTCCAGCCTGAACATGATGAATCAGTACCGCAAAAATCCGCAGGGCTTCGCTTTTTTTCGGAAAGTGGCGATGGTTTATGCGTCTTCGTTCAAGGAAAGGCTTCGCGAAGCGGTCCATTACGTGTCCAGCAGCTTGATCATGGGCAACCGGAAGTTTATTGCGGAGTCCCCCCGGAAGGGAATGACCGTGCTGGCGCTTCCGCTGGGAGGCTTGCTGTACCTGTACATTCGGCGGACACAGCGCGCAGCGCCGATTTCAGCGAAGGAAACGCCGAGGAACATCAGGCAGGTTCAGGAGAGTGACTCCCAATGA